In Silene latifolia isolate original U9 population chromosome X, ASM4854445v1, whole genome shotgun sequence, the following proteins share a genomic window:
- the LOC141623059 gene encoding protein RER1B-like, translating into MNVDIGENGDNVESVPTTTQRNKLARAFQYHLDRSAPHLLRRWLATLGLAMVYTLRVYWVKGFHVVSYGLATYVLNLVMGFLSPKVDPELEGIDGLSSPGRESDEYKPFERRLPEFRLWYSITKAFIVSIIMTFVSVLDVPVFWPILSSYWVFLFVLTMKRQMVHMVKYKYNPFSKGKRRYHGRKTSPGSGGITGNVSTHQD; encoded by the exons ATGAACGTAGATATTGGGGAAAATGGTGATAATGTGGAATCTGTGCCTACCACGACTCAGAGAAACAAGTTAGCGAGAGCATTTCAGTACCATCTTGATAGATCAGCTCCTCATCTGTTACGGAGATGGCTTGCGACATTGGGGCTGGCAATGGTCTACACTTTGAGGGTTTATTGGGTTAAGGGATTCCATGTGGTGTCTTATGGTTTAGCTACTTACGTGCTGAATCTGGTGATGGGTTTTTTGTCACCGAAAGTTGATCCCGAGCTTGAAGGAATTGATGGTCTTTCTTCCCCAGGCAGAGAGTCTGATGAATACAAGCCATTTGAACGACGTTTACCTGAATTTCGTCTTTG GTACTCTATCACTAAGGCTTTCATAGTTTCAATCATCATGACCTTCGTATCTGTGCTGGATGTACCTGTTTTCTGGCCAATACTGTCAAGCTACTGGGTCTTTCTCTTTGTCCTTACTATGAAGCGTCAAATGGTGCATATGGTCAAGTACAAGTATAACCCATTCAGCAAGGGTAAACGG CGATATCATGGGAGAAAGACATCACCTGGCAGTGGTGGCATAACGGGAAATGTATCGACGCATCAAGACTAA
- the LOC141623058 gene encoding mitogen-activated protein kinase homolog NTF3-like has translation MKMIMMHHNKSVFEVEPKYKPKDPIGKGAYGVVCSSINTLTKEEVAIKKIKVRENSNEALKALRELKILRHVRHKNVIALKDVMIPSAKCKDVYLVFELMDADLGSFIRSSPPLPNYLVKYFMLQLLNGLNYLHTANIIHRDLKPGNLLVNAKRDLKICDFGLATTTKGSSQTQFATENLGTRGYKAPELLLNCSTYGPSIDVWSVGCIFAELLGGNHLFSAKDKPGQLIKIINILGTQNNSNLSFITSCDWEAYRLLESQPYTPGIDFKLLYPNVDPMGLDLLNKMLQFNPDKRITVAEALQHPYIQSMCNHRKSQPAPSPCHIDVDASVGVHKIRKMIRDEMLLYHHEAAFL, from the exons ATGAAGATGATAATGATGCACCATAATAAGTCAGTATTTGAGGTCGAACCTAAGTACAAGCCTAAAGATCCGATAGGCAAGGGTGCCTATGGTGTCGTATGTTCTTCTATTAATACCCTCACTAAGGAGGAAGTTGCTATTAAGAAGATTAAAGTCCGTGAGAATTCCAACGAAGCTTTGAAGGCCTTGAGGGAGTTGAAAATCTTGCGTCATGTTCGTCATAAGAACGTTATTGCATTGAAAGATGTCATGATTCCTTCAGCTAAGTGCAAGGATGTATACTTGGTTTTCGAGCTTATGGATGCCGATCTTGGCAGCTTCATTCGCTCTTCTCCACCTTTGCCAAATTACCTCGTCAAGTATTTCATGTTGCAA TTGCTTAATGGCCTCAACTATCTACACACTGCCAACATCATTCACCGGGATTTGAAGCCGGGAAATCTTCTAGTGAATGCTAAGCGTGACCTGAAGATATGCGATTTTGGGCTAGCAACAACCACCAAAGGCTCGAGTCAAACTCAGTTTGCAACAGAGAACTTGGGAACACGTGGGTATAAAGCACCAGAACTCCTCCTAAATTGCTCTACCTACGGACCCTCCATCGATGTTTGGTCCGTAGGCTGCATATTCGCTGAATTACTTGGGGGAAACCACCTTTTTTCAGCCAAAGACAAGCCGGGCCAATTGATTAAAATTATCAATATACTTGGAACACAAAATAATTCAAATCTCAGTTTCATAACTAGTTGCGACTGGGAGGCATATCGGCTACTCGAATCACAGCCTTACACACCAGGGATCGATTTCAAGTTATTGTACCCAAATGTAGATCCAATGGGGTTGGACTTGCTAAACAAGATGCTTCAGTTTAATCCGGACAAGAGGATAACGGTGGCAGAGGCACTGCAACACCCGTACATACAAAGTATGTGCAATCACCGCAAGAGCCAGCCTGCTCCTTCTCCGTGTCACATTGACGTGGACGCCAGCGTTGGAGTGCATAAGATAAGGAAAATGATACGAGATGAAATGTTGCTATACCATCATGAGGCTGCGTTTCTCTAG
- the LOC141623057 gene encoding ankyrin repeat-containing protein BDA1-like, producing MDRLFRSAQRGDLEELHKLVEEQPLILHQVSIGGSENPLHYSCVSGHLDFTKALLGMKPEFAGDLNADGYSPLHLASANGDIETVKEIIRVDPSICRLQGKEGNTPLHTAVLRGKVDVICEMLENCEGCLQDVTFQKETALHLAVKSIQFGSLKVLLDWIRRKNSGEILNKKDEHGNTILHLAVWKKQRQVLDLLVENNPGSLEVNAINNSGLTALDLLLIFPSEAGDREIHEILQGAGALKAKDIAFHITTTSCSTRNTPVIDNSSNLIQYFKFHVGRDSPSDVRSTLLVIAVLVATATYQLGITPPGGTWQDNQGHIAGTSILGYHSRVSYVLLVAFNSLGLNISLYMIAILTSKFPLATDLRALLFSMYFTYNLSVSATSPENAKVFTIVITSILPTAVPLIGNLIRKYGGFNHLYGIFRRGHGN from the exons ATGGATAGATTGTTCCGTAGTGCACAGAGAGGTGATCTTGAAGAGCTGCACAAACTGGTAGAAGAACAACCGCTCATCCTCCACCAAGTCTCCATCGGAGGCTCTGAGAATCCTTTACATTATTCCTGCGTTTCCGGGCACTTGGACTTCACAAAAGCGTTACTAGGGATGAAGCCTGAATTTGCAGGAGATTTAAATGCAGATGGTTATAGTCCGTTGCATTTGGCGTCGGCAAATGGAGATATAGAGACTGTGAAAGAGATCATAAGAGTTGATCCAAGCATCTGCCGTCTACAAGGAAAAGAGGGGAACACACCTCTGCATACTGCAGTGCTAAGAGGGAAGGTTGATGTTATTTGTGAAATGTTAGAAAACTGTGAAGGTTGCTTACAGGATGTGACTTTCCAGAAAGAGACCGCGTTGCATCTTGCTGTTAAGAGCATTCAGTTTGGAAGTTTGAAGGTTTTGCTGGATTGGATAAGGAGAAAGAATTCGGGGGAGATTCTGAACAAGAAGGATGAACATGGCAATACTATCCTTCACCTTGCAGTCTGGAAGAAACAAAGGCAG gtcttggatttgcttgtagAAAATAATCCTGGGTCTCTGGAGGTAAATGCAATCAACAATAGTGGCTTGACAGCACTAGATTTGCTGTTAATTTTTCCAAGCGAAGCCGGTGACCGAGAAATCCACGAAATACTTCAAGGGGCTGGAGCCTTAAAAGCTAAAGACATTGCCTTCCATATCACAACTACTTCCTGTAGTACTCGTAACACACCTGTGATTGACAACAGTTCTAATCTGATTCAATACTTCAAATTTCATGTGGGAAGAGATTCTCCAAGTGATGTCCGGAGTACCCTTCTAGTCATAGCTGTTTTGGTGGCGACAGCAACGTACCAGCTTGGTATAACTCCTCCTGGTGGCACGTGGCAGGACAATCAAGGCCATATTGCCGGAACTTCAATCTTGGGCTATCATAGTAGGGTGTCTTATGTCTTGCTAGTTGCTTTTAATTCCCTTGGATTGAATATCTCTCTATACATGATCGCTATCTTGACGAGCAAGTTTCCATTAGCAACAGATCTTCGAGCTTTACTATTCAGTATGTACTTTACGTATAATCTTTCCGTGTCAGCTACTTCGCCAGAGAATGCCAAAGTATTCACCATTGTCATCACGTCGATCCTGCCTACTGCAGTCCCGCTGATTGGCAACTTGATACGAAAATACGGGGGTTTTAATCATCTATATGGCATTTTTCGTAGAGGACACGGAAATTAA